The Actinomadura sp. WMMB 499 genome includes a window with the following:
- a CDS encoding pyridoxal phosphate-dependent aminotransferase, with the protein MQVNQSGKLTNVCYDIRGPVLKRAKQLEAEGHRILKLNIGNPAPFGFEAPPELLQDMIRNLPDAHGYSDSKGILPARRAVVQRFEENGVTGVDVEDVYLGNGVSELIVMTLQALLNNGDEVLIPAPDYPLWTASASLCGGTPVHYLCDEDADWAPDTADIEAKVTDRTRAIVLINPNNPTGAVYPREVLERIAEIARRHNLIVFADEIYDRILYDDTEHVPIASLAPDLLCLTFGGLSKNYRVAGFRSGWMVLSGPKEHAESYIEGLDILANMRLCPNVPGQHAIQAALGGYQSIDDLVLPTGRLGEQRDRAWKLLNDLPGVSCVQPKGALYVFPRLDPAMYPIEDDMRFAFDLLEQQKLLVVQGTGFNWPTTDHFRVVTLQYADDLEESITRIGVFLDAYRR; encoded by the coding sequence ATGCAGGTCAACCAGTCGGGCAAACTGACCAACGTCTGTTACGACATCCGGGGGCCGGTCCTCAAGCGCGCCAAGCAGCTGGAGGCCGAGGGGCACCGCATCCTCAAGCTGAACATCGGCAACCCGGCCCCGTTCGGCTTCGAGGCGCCGCCGGAACTGCTCCAGGACATGATCCGCAACCTGCCGGACGCGCACGGCTACAGCGACTCCAAGGGCATCCTCCCCGCCCGCCGCGCCGTCGTGCAGCGCTTCGAGGAGAACGGCGTCACCGGCGTCGACGTCGAGGACGTCTACCTCGGCAACGGCGTGTCCGAACTGATCGTGATGACCCTGCAGGCCTTGCTGAACAACGGCGACGAGGTCCTCATCCCCGCCCCCGACTACCCGCTGTGGACGGCGTCCGCGTCGCTGTGCGGGGGCACGCCCGTCCACTACCTGTGCGACGAGGACGCCGACTGGGCGCCCGACACCGCCGACATCGAGGCCAAGGTCACCGACCGCACCCGGGCCATCGTGCTGATCAACCCGAACAACCCGACCGGCGCCGTCTACCCGCGCGAGGTGCTGGAGCGCATCGCCGAGATCGCCCGCCGGCACAACCTGATCGTCTTCGCGGACGAGATCTACGACCGGATCCTGTACGACGACACCGAGCACGTCCCGATCGCGTCGCTGGCGCCGGACCTGCTGTGCCTGACCTTCGGCGGCCTGTCCAAGAACTACCGTGTCGCCGGTTTCCGTTCCGGCTGGATGGTGCTGTCCGGGCCGAAGGAGCACGCCGAGTCCTACATCGAGGGCCTGGACATCCTCGCGAACATGCGGCTGTGCCCGAACGTCCCCGGCCAGCACGCGATCCAGGCCGCGCTCGGCGGCTACCAGAGCATCGACGACCTCGTCCTGCCCACCGGCCGGCTCGGCGAGCAGCGCGACCGCGCCTGGAAGCTGCTCAACGACCTGCCCGGCGTGTCGTGCGTCCAGCCGAAGGGCGCCCTGTACGTCTTCCCGCGCCTCGACCCGGCGATGTACCCGATCGAGGACGACATGCGCTTCGCCTTCGACCTGCTCGAGCAGCAGAAGCTCCTCGTCGTCCAGGGAACCGGGTTCAACTGGCCGACCACCGACCACTTCCGCGTCGTCACGCTGCAGTACGCCGACGACCTGGAGGAGTCGATCACCCGCATCGGCGTGTTCCTGGACGCGTACCGCCGCTGA
- a CDS encoding MFS transporter: MPRWLLALAAGALVFYTDDYVIAGVLPEIARSLEVSEGAAGQLVTVFSVTVAVAAPLAAVATARFPRATVLISAALAFTAANVGAALSPAFATLMALRVAAALAAATATPALFATAARLAPPERTGRAVAAVAFGVTGAIAFGVPVGAWIGGAFGWRATFGAMAAAGALVALGFAAALPRTEAEASPLPVRAQLAVLARPAISVGLIANVVLMSGSMMLLTYLAPFTAALANADVTDRGLLFAVSGLAGMAGIWAGGRATDAWGPDRTLAAGVGAFVATMAALTALWTLRPVSLVPLLVVVMVWGGAAFWNSPAVQARLHLLAGAVATQALALNTSGTYIGVAVGGGIGGAVLDTAGPGPLPLISGTAGLIALGLFIAASRSRRREKSPT; this comes from the coding sequence ATGCCCCGCTGGTTGCTCGCTCTCGCCGCGGGAGCACTCGTCTTCTACACCGACGACTACGTCATCGCCGGTGTGCTGCCGGAGATCGCCCGCTCCCTCGAGGTCAGCGAGGGAGCTGCCGGCCAGCTCGTCACGGTCTTCTCCGTCACCGTGGCGGTCGCCGCACCGCTCGCCGCCGTCGCGACGGCCCGCTTTCCCCGCGCCACCGTCCTGATCTCCGCCGCACTCGCCTTCACCGCGGCCAACGTCGGGGCCGCGCTCAGTCCCGCATTCGCCACACTGATGGCGCTGCGGGTCGCGGCGGCGCTCGCCGCCGCCACGGCAACCCCGGCGCTCTTCGCGACCGCGGCGAGGCTCGCCCCACCTGAGCGGACGGGACGCGCCGTGGCCGCCGTGGCGTTCGGTGTGACGGGCGCCATCGCGTTCGGGGTCCCGGTCGGGGCGTGGATCGGCGGGGCCTTCGGATGGCGAGCGACCTTCGGCGCGATGGCCGCCGCGGGCGCACTCGTCGCCCTGGGCTTCGCCGCGGCCCTACCGCGCACCGAGGCAGAAGCGAGCCCCTTGCCGGTACGCGCCCAGCTCGCCGTACTCGCCCGTCCGGCCATCTCCGTAGGCCTGATCGCGAACGTGGTGCTGATGTCGGGCTCGATGATGCTGCTGACGTACCTCGCACCGTTCACCGCCGCACTCGCGAACGCCGACGTCACCGACCGCGGCCTGCTCTTCGCCGTATCCGGACTCGCCGGAATGGCCGGCATCTGGGCGGGTGGGCGCGCGACCGACGCCTGGGGCCCCGACCGGACGCTCGCCGCCGGTGTCGGCGCGTTCGTCGCGACGATGGCCGCCCTCACTGCACTGTGGACGCTGCGCCCCGTCTCGCTCGTTCCGCTGCTCGTGGTCGTGATGGTCTGGGGCGGTGCCGCGTTCTGGAACTCTCCGGCCGTCCAGGCCAGGCTTCACCTGCTGGCGGGTGCGGTGGCCACGCAGGCCCTGGCCCTGAACACGTCCGGCACCTACATCGGCGTCGCGGTCGGGGGAGGGATCGGAGGCGCCGTGCTGGACACCGCCGGCCCCGGCCCGCTCCCCCTCATCTCTGGGACGGCGGGACTCATCGCGCTGGGCCTCTTCATCGCCGCATCTCGCTCGCGGAGGAGGGAAAAGTCGCCGACGTGA